The genome window CGGGCGACCAATTGACTGTCACGACCGCGAACGTAAGCGGCAATAATAGCGCATTCTACAAGGCTCCTCAGTCCATCGGGCGATTCGTCGCGAACTTCACCTACACAGACGCAGCCAACGGAAATAATGGGCCCAATGGGGGTAATGGGATCGCCTTCGTGATTCAGAACGATCCAAGGGGAACGACTGTGTACACCTATGGCGGGGGTTCGACACTCGGGTACGGGGCGGGCTTCAACGCGGCAATCGCGCCGAGCATCGCCGTGGAATTTAACATTGACACAAGTTTCACTCCTCCCGCGGGCACGGCCATCGGTATTAATGGCAGCGTTGGTCCATTTGGGCCCACTGGGGCCATTGCATTAAACAGCGGCGATCCGATCGCGGTGACGATTGATTACAACGGGACCACGCTCTCAACCTATTTGCACGATACCATTACGGGCGGCAATTATAGCCAGTCGCAGTCAATGAATTTGTCGGCTATTGGCAGTCAGGCCTACGTTGGATTCACGGGCGGCTCCGGCCTGGATACCGCGACACAGTTAGTCAGTAATTTTACGTTCAGCACGGTCCCCGAGCCATCGTCCTGCGTCATGGCCGCCGTTGGCGCGCTCGGATTGTTGATCGCGTCGCGCAAGCGGCGGCAGTCCGCATGACCAACGCTCGCTTGCTCGCCATCGGCTAAGTTTCCACTGAGACAAAATTTCTGAGCGGGAGCACACCAGCAGGCCGCACCCAGTCTGCCGAGTGCCGTCTCGAAGGAAATCCTTTAACTGGACGTCGAACAACGCGAGGCGCTGTTGCGCCGCGCCGAACAGGGCGGAATCGAACCGGACGATCTGCGTTTATGCTGAGATTCGCCGCCCGGCGGAAGAAGAGTCGCGTAACCTGATACGCTCCATGGTAAAGAAGCGACCCACTGAAGCCTCGTCCCACCCTCTGGTCTGACGGGGTTCCTTTGTCCGCAGCCCCATTTGCTCGCTCGGCTGTGTCATAAAGCCAACCGAATTGTGACGCTCCCGAAGTGTCACCGTTACTCGAGGCGAATGGCGGCCCCTGGAACGACATGGATAGACTCGCCTTGGCCATAATGTCCTCCCTAACCTTTGCTCAGCTCCATTGTCCCCGACAACGGTTAAGAATCATTGACCGCGCGCGCGATTCGCGCAAGGAAAGAAATAAGACAGTTCGATGACGGCTCAATAAAAAACGCCGCACGGCGGCCAGAGCCATCGCGCGGCGTGAGTCGAGGCGAGCAATTTCAATGGGTTAGGTGGGCGAATCGTCGGCCACAGAGGCTCAGCGTTCTGGAAATGGTCCGCGATCGGGCTGCTCGTAAAGCCGGTTTGCATCAAACCTGCCCTGGAAGCGATGATCAACAAGATAGTTGAGCCGCCGACAGCGGAATTCACCGCGGCCGTGAATTGACAGCACTTGCTCACCAGCGCGCAAATTGCGCAAGTGATGGGAGCCGTGGTCCAAATAGCCGCTCCACTGCATGGCCATGTCCCGATTATGGAATCCGAAAGCTTGAACCACACCGCACGAATTCACGAGTGTTTTCCAGCTCGTCGCGTACCAGGTTTGCAGCTGAGCTAGGTCCTGGACGAACATCCACACCCAGGCACCGTAGCCGCCGGCAAGGGTCAGCATCGTTTCCAGCAAAGGAAACGACTCAAGCTGCGCAATCTCATCTAGGATGAATAACGTGCGAAGCGCAGGACGATGCCGACGGCTCAACACGGCGGTCAACAGCACGGCGACTTGTAGTTTGATGAGCGACTTGTGGCTGTGGATGCGGTATGGCGGCAGGATGATGTAGATATCGATAGGATCGCCGTCAACGACGCTCTTCAGAGGGAAGCTGCTTTGCTTCAATGTGCGTGAAACTTGCGGGCTTAAAAATGCCTTCAGGTAAGATTGCGTAGTTGCGAGCACTCCACCTCGTGTTACCTCGGGCATTTGAAGGAGGGCGGCGATTTCCTGATAGGCAAACGGGCACATGGTATTGCCTTCCGCATCAAGCAGGCAGGCCAGGCTGTTAATAGCGTCTTCGGCGTAGAACTTCTCCACAACCGTCACCAGGTTCGCTTTTTCCGGGTCACTTAGCCCGCCTGCGTAGCAAATCAATCCACTCAAGGCACCACACCCATTGAGATCCCAAAACGGGTCCTTGGTGCCTTTTATGCCTCGGGCAAAAAGCTCGGCCAAAGATTGTGAGTCCGTTTCCAGGTCGGAGCCGGCCAGCGAAAAGATATCGAGCGGATTGAACGAATCAGACTGGTCATCCACCACGCCAAATGGATCAAGCTTGATGACACGATGTCCCATCTCACGGCGCCGCCGAGCAGTCACCATGAAATTTTCTCCCTTGGGGTCGATGACGACGACGGGGCCTTGGTAATGCAACAGATTGGGAATAATGACGCCGGTTCCCTTGCCAGAGCGGGTGGGTGCGACGGTAATCAGGTGCGCGTCACCGTCGTACGTGATCAGTCCCTTCTCCCGATGAAGGCTTTGCTTCGAGGGTGAAAAGCCGACGCCTGGCGCAGGTTGGCCGTGATGTTCGCCAAGAATAAGGTGCGTCGGGTCGGGTTCTCGATATGGCAGACGTGCCGTGCTGCAAATCATGTCGCGACCCTCCAGGTGCAGTGCAGAGAGGCAAAAGAAACGAGCCTCGCACCGCAGATCCATCGCGATACAAGGCCCTCCTGGCGTAACGAATGCGAAGCCGAACTGTGGAGAATATCCCTTGACCGGCGCCACCGAAATTCGGCATTGTTGCCGTCAGCGCTTTTGCCGTCGTCACTTTTGACGAGGGGACAGCTTCACGACCAGGATCGCTTCAACCGCCCGGTAGGGAATTTCTTTGACGGTGCTGGCTGACAGGCGGTCGCGGCTTTCATAGAGATGATCGCGGAGCGTCGAGCCGCTGATTTCCAGGATCTCCTGAATCTCCTTCGCCTCCTTTCCCTGGACCTTGAGCCCGACGACCTCAGCGTGTCGCTTCGTCAAGCCTGTGACTTCCTTGAACGCTTCCCATTCCTCCTTGGAGCAGAAGTTGGGTCGCGTCGGGTCGTCGTCGGCGCCAGTCTCTATGGAGATATCTGTGGCCATAAGCGGGATCGGCGCGCACTGGGAGCCGGACTGAACCGTCATGGTTCACAAACGGGCGATGCACCTGGTACCCCACACCGGCCGAGACGATCTACCGGCGGCGGCCTGATGGACGGTTCCCGCGTGCCATCAGGAACGGTGCCGACGCGTTAGGGTGTCACTGCGGTCGAAGTCGCTGCTTTTTGAATTGTTGCAGAAAACGCCGGTGCAATTCAAGCGCTTGCACGCAAGTTCAGACGCTATCGGAAGAAAACTTTTGCGGCCGTGTGCAAATCCTTGACGGGTTTTTCTCCGATCGAACAATCGCACTCGGGGGCAATAGGACCATCGCGAATGCCGCAAATCTTTAGGCGACAGCGTAGTGAGCGGCCGTAACTGCCAAGCCGATGGCAGGCGATTCGAGGCACACGAGGCCGCCGCAAGCTGCGCAGTGTGCTTAATTTCGCGACGAAACGGGCAGGCAGAATTTGTTTCGGTCTCGAAGGGTTGATGGTGGCGCGGACCGCGGTACAGGTATATCGTGATCACGCTCTGCCTTTCCGAATCGCGCAGAACGGTATCTTGAAGTCGTCCGACTGTTCTGTCTTATGATGAGGCGCTCCCCCGATATGGGGTGTAGGTAAGCAGCGATAGCCGACCTGCGGCGGGCCTTTGTCCGACCGGCCCTTGGTGACGCGTGCGGTGCGGCCTTGTTGCTGGTCGGCATGCGGCACGGCAACATTGGTCTGACGATGAATGTTTATACCAATCCCAAGCTGCTCGACGTTCACGCCGCGCTCGATGCGTTGCCGGCGTTGCCCCTCAGTGGGCCATCGCCGCAAGAACAACTGGCAACTGGGACAGACGATCGAATTGAAAGGCCCGTTGCACCGAGAGCTGGCGAGCGTAGTAAATCCTGGTCAACTGCTGTCAAAATGACAGACAATCGACAAGAACGGGACGAATCGCTGCGCGCCGACGCAAGTAGTTACTC of Pirellulales bacterium contains these proteins:
- a CDS encoding PEP-CTERM sorting domain-containing protein, with product GDQLTVTTANVSGNNSAFYKAPQSIGRFVANFTYTDAANGNNGPNGGNGIAFVIQNDPRGTTVYTYGGGSTLGYGAGFNAAIAPSIAVEFNIDTSFTPPAGTAIGINGSVGPFGPTGAIALNSGDPIAVTIDYNGTTLSTYLHDTITGGNYSQSQSMNLSAIGSQAYVGFTGGSGLDTATQLVSNFTFSTVPEPSSCVMAAVGALGLLIASRKRRQSA
- a CDS encoding type IV secretory system conjugative DNA transfer family protein, with protein sequence MICSTARLPYREPDPTHLILGEHHGQPAPGVGFSPSKQSLHREKGLITYDGDAHLITVAPTRSGKGTGVIIPNLLHYQGPVVVIDPKGENFMVTARRRREMGHRVIKLDPFGVVDDQSDSFNPLDIFSLAGSDLETDSQSLAELFARGIKGTKDPFWDLNGCGALSGLICYAGGLSDPEKANLVTVVEKFYAEDAINSLACLLDAEGNTMCPFAYQEIAALLQMPEVTRGGVLATTQSYLKAFLSPQVSRTLKQSSFPLKSVVDGDPIDIYIILPPYRIHSHKSLIKLQVAVLLTAVLSRRHRPALRTLFILDEIAQLESFPLLETMLTLAGGYGAWVWMFVQDLAQLQTWYATSWKTLVNSCGVVQAFGFHNRDMAMQWSGYLDHGSHHLRNLRAGEQVLSIHGRGEFRCRRLNYLVDHRFQGRFDANRLYEQPDRGPFPER
- a CDS encoding helix-turn-helix transcriptional regulator — encoded protein: MATDISIETGADDDPTRPNFCSKEEWEAFKEVTGLTKRHAEVVGLKVQGKEAKEIQEILEISGSTLRDHLYESRDRLSASTVKEIPYRAVEAILVVKLSPRQK